ttttcatgcgtAGACCATTAATGTGCTGGCTTATTGATGTTGAAACAAAATCTTCAACGTAACAAGTAAAATTCCACGATGCTTCTGTACAAGCcgtgtaaaataatatatatttcatataaattctaatacttaattaaattcttGAAGATATAGCTCAAGAGTAATAAGTCTCTTCATGTCGTTaggaattaatttaatcttaatgCGAGGAAGATGTTTCATGCACAATTAGAGCCCGTTTGTccctcaaattttgaaaaatgttttttttttataaaaattattattttttatttttttatatcgttttaatatattaatctcataaataatttttaaaaaataaaaaaatattattttaatatatttctaaataaaaaatattttaaaccataacAGACCCCACAATCTCCCAAATCACTTAATTCTTTATAAAAAGGAcagaaaagaataatttaaaaaataataataataatgcaagCGCTATGGATTTTGTGATCATTTTTATTGTGTGGTTTGGGTGTGCTCTTTTctatataagaaataataaaaggaaTCTAGCCAAGCTAGCTGGTGTAGGTGTAGATAGACATATCTGGAAGACCTTTTCGTTCTGACGTCCGCTCACATGCTGGGGAAGGGCCCGAATGAATAGACCCATGTAGCCAGGCCAGGTAAATGGGCAAGGAATCTCCATACAAACACACCTTGCATATTCTTAGAAACCTTTACATCATCCAGTCCTTAAAGCCTCCCGTCACGTCACTGGCTTCCGTCTCCTTTTCATGGTGAGTCCATTtcccctttgtttttttagcctttttctATGTCTTTTTTACCCCGGTTAATTTGGTTTCcatttctagggtttttttgttttagtttaacgtgggtgtctgggtcagcttgcgcgtatctcgattaattctacgggccctgaagttaacgaccatataaatctccagtggccatcatatgagcaaccacagggctcgaacctgaaaccacaaagGAAGCAAACTTCTTAGTCCCAAACTTTTaacactgggccaccacctagatggttcatTTCTATGATTTTTACAACCAAGGGTGGTAATGAtgggttgtttttaaaatattttttatttgaaaatatattaaaagatattttttatattttaaaaaattatttttgatattaatacataaaaataatataaaaacataaaaaaattaattttttaaaaatatttgttaaatacAAAGACGAACAGTTACTTCGTGCTCCGCGcatttaattaatgataaaagCAAGAGGACCACACTCgaggttgaaaatgaaaatacacACACTAGGCAAACATACATGTGCTATGACGCGGTTAAAAGAAGGATGTGCATGAATTGTAAAATGTGTTTTCTGgctcttaaattaattattattcttgcGTTGCAGGatgctttttgattttttatttaattatgtgagaataaatattttttataataataataatttaaagtcaataaaaaaatgtaattcaTTAAgcataaattatctttttattattaatatatctttttaacaaaaaaatatattctgtaGCTATGTTGTTGGTTgcataaaaattgaaaacaacttaaataaatatatttatagaataaaaaagtactataaataataataaaatataagggaatgaataataatatcataataattcATGGTACTCGTTTGAGTACATTTGTTAATGTTACCAGCAAGCTCTAAACGGTGTCTCTCTAAAGTGGAGACAGcacggtttttttttgttttttttttgtgatttaaaaatatttttaaaaaatttgaatttttttttgttttaaattaatatattttagtgtttttagattttaatgcgttaatattaaaaataattttaaaaaataaaaaaattattttaatatatttttaaataaaaaatattttaaaaaccaattacAATCATCCTTTCAAACATGCATTGCTATCCGTGCCATTAAGTTTACGCGTCTATTAATTTCTTGAACATTTCGTATTGCCAATAGACACCTGCTTCATTTTCATTATTacttatctaattaatttaaaacttttcattatcttcactttaaaaaatacatcagaatatttaaattaaaaaatcaaccaactatcaaacacattaattttattttaaaaatcttacaTCACACGCTTAATTTCCTCGTGGGGAAATGCTTTTCACTTTCGGCTAGTAGTTAATCGCCCACCAACTAAAtagaagtgtgtgtgtgtgtatttaacAAATGAACGGTTCCAGCTCTTGCAGAGAGGAGGAACAGTGATATCAGTTGATCTACGACTGTTAATCTCAAttaatgttgttgttgattACCCTGTTCCCATTAATTAATGGCACTGCAATGTGCcagttatatatatatccatgtgTCATGAAGAGCTCAACCTTTCAGAGCATGGGCCACATGTATACTGCAAAATGCCCATGTCCatcaagagagaaaagagaactTGCAGTGCTCCATGAACTAATTTAGCCACTCAGTTCTCATTTCCTTTCATTGAAGTTCGAAAGCAGCTTTCTATCCTTGTCTGCCTTGTGCAAAACGTGAATAATTAACTTGTCAAGAGACAAATGTCAAATAAAGCTTGAGAATTACTGTTGTTTGTTGTTGCTAAAGAAAATAGGAAAGAAGTAATTATGGCCTAGCTAAGAAGAACAATATCTCTTTCAATCCAAAAATACTCAAATGGGTAGTTCGAATAAATTTTGCAAATTTTACCTCTCTTAGTGGTATTCTCTGCTCTATCAGATttgatgttaattaattaagtattgGTTGGTGGATGCTCACAGTTATTGTTAAGGCATATAAATACATAATGAATATATATTGTGATGGTTCACTTTTAGCAGTACTAGGCTAGCTACATAGGAGCTCTCTCCACAGTTTATGGTGTTTAAATGGACTGGATGATGGTtgaatttttatctatttaatattttttgtcatgATTTGAGCTTTTTGTGACTTCCGATTGCCTGACCGGATATTGTAACATTTGATGTACGCGGCCGAGTCTTTTCCGGCAACTTTGGCCTTGTAAGCACCGGGAAAGCCACCTTGCTGTGTGTTGTATACATATCGTCAGATATTAACAAGCGTATAAGTTCCAAAAGTTTCGTCCCCACATGCTACGGGAAAATTCTCAACTGACCAATTTCCTTGTTGCAGTCACTGAAGCTTTTATGAAGGAGTCCTTGCTACGTCTAAATTTCCTATTGAACTTCTAGTTTTGAAATATTAGAAGATGAAGCGATTAGACAGTGGAGATAATTACTTCCAACGAGTAGTCTTCAACCTCtaataaattatcattgttgtataaaagaaaaacgaaaaCATTAGGTTTAACTTTCTTCCCGTTTAATATCCCAAAGTCTGCCCTTAAATTGCCATGGTTACTATCCTTTCACAcaaagatttaataaaatcttaattccTTGATCAAGTCCTATATATTTTTGTCATCAAAGgaccaaaaaaaatgataagggatattgatatttaatattaggggtgagcaaaaaaaaccgagaaaccgaataaaccgagaaaaccgagaaaaaaataaccgaaaaaaaaaaccgattaatttttttacaaaaagtttcggttcggttcggttccggtttCAGAAACCTGAAACAGAAAAAAccccaaccgaaccgaaccggttcggtttaaggggtactataaatacaaaaaaaaatcgcgTTATTTTTCTTAACCCTAGCATCCATACTCCTGCTCCAGCCGTCCTTCTCCTTGCTCCTGACTCCTGAGCCGCTCCCTCAACTCACAATTCACAATTTCACATCTGTGACAAAATCAATCCATCTTCTGATCTTCATCTACTGGACCACAGCCAGCCACATCTCTTTCCCAGCATATTcatcttcaaagttcaaacgcTAGTCAGCCACATCCCTCTCCCACCGgccaccatcttcatcttcaaacccCAGTAAGTCACATCCCTCTCTCACACGGTCACACCCGATCTTGAATCGCAGGACACACACCACACCGGCTACAAGCCTGAAAGATGGCTCAATGAGGATGGCGTGCTTCAGCAAGAAAGCCCTTTCAAGTTTATAGCTTTCCAGGTTAGTGAAAATAAAGATCTGTCTAATTCACTTGATTaacattcaaataaattttctgCTGCCTTTGCTGTGCAAATCATTAAGATCTATTTTCAGTGCTTGCTCAGCTTAACTTTATGGACTCCCATCTCGTTGACCAAATGACTAAAATCAGGCTTTCTGCTGGTTAACAGGCAGGGCCACGGATATGTCTTGGGAAGGAATTTGCTTATAGGCAGATGAAGATCTTCGCGGCTGTCTTATTGggcagttttatttttaaactcgtTGAGTCCAACTTTTGATCCAGTCAGGCAGTCACCTCCCTCTCTCACATCCGACCTTGAATCATGTCACAACAGgtatggtttctttttttctgtcaatctctgttttttttttttgaacatatGCTCTGTGATTCTGTTTATTATGAGCTTGATGTTATTACATCAGGgagaaaaataggaaaaaacagTTTCCCCGAGAggcatttgttttaaatatcattGCTAATCCATTATTATGGTATGCTGTTGCTGtgtgctaaaaaaacaaagaattatgtttattatctgtgttaaaaaaagagggggggtTTGGTGGATTGTAATTTATCAATTCTgaaaactaagttttttttattttatgaaaagagaataatgtgtatatatatatatgttgctgggttgaaattacaaaatacaatATATGCTGCtgtgttctatatatatatatatatatatatatatatatgaaaaaagagTAGCTTGGATTGAAGGGAGaagttttcttattaatttgcCATTGATTGTACTCAACACCCTTACTTTGGATTGTTGATCAATtccaaaaataatgaaaagttCATGATATATGCTTGAGTTTTCCTTTGGTTTGCAACACTCACGAATTTAAAAAAGAGTAGCTTAATTAAATAACACATTTTGCTTCATACTCCCTTCTCACCCATGTTTCTGAACTACTAGATTTACCATTCGAATGTGTCAGGATAAGAGAAAATAGAACTGGTtgtcccatatatatatatatatatatgctgtatatatatatatatatatattttgtattgtatTATTGTCTATTGAAATTACAAAATGCAATCTCAGCACCCAGtagcataatttttttacaacatatcaaccaaaataaaagaacttaACTTgtgaaaataatctttaaaagtACAGTTGAACTTATGCATGTCATACTATTGTTaatctattataaattattggtttttaacatgttttcattATGTAATAACAGATGGAAACTACTCAAATTCAAAATGCTTCATCTATGGGCACTACTCCAACATCAACTACTTCTCCAACTTCAAAACCTAACGCAGAATCAACCAATGCAGGGTCCACCACAGATACAAAAGGTAAACAACCTCAGGTCCTTACATCTAGGAAAAGAAATGCTGATGATAAAAAGAAGTCACAAATTTGGGATCACTTTACAAaacttgatgttgatcctaaagCCCCTAGAGCTGAAAGTAATTATTGTGGAAAACATTATGCATGTCATACTATTGTTAATGGCACAAGTAATATGTGGAGTCATTTAAAAGTGTGCAAGAAGTTCCCTTTTGTGGTtgataagaaacaaaaggtTTTAGTATTAGAACCTAAGATAGAGAAGGGTGAATTGGGAGAACAAAATGTGGGAAGTCTCAAGGCAATaggttataattatgatgaatgtaGACAAGCACTAGCAAAGATGgttataattgatgagttgccttttaattttatggagGTTCGGGGATTTAAATTGTTTGTTAGGACTATGCAACCTAGATTTGACATTCCTTCTCGTTTTACAATtatgagagattgtttgaaactttatgtTGAAGAGAAGGATAGATTGAGGACAGCTCTTAGGGGTCAACGATTGTGCTTGACAACAGATACATAgacatcaatccaaaatattaactaTATGTGTTTAACAGCTCATTGGATTGATAATGACTGGAATTTGCATAaaagaattcttaatttttgtcaagtttccaatCATATGGGTGAGACAATTGGCCAAGTTATTGAGAATTGTTTGTTGGAGTGGGGGATTGATAAACTGTTGACTATTACATTAGACAATGCAAGCTCTAATAATGTGaccatttcatatttaaagaatgtgatgaaagattggccaactaatatattgtcaaatgagcACTTGCATGTTAGATGTTGTGCACACATTGTAAACCTCATTGTATGTGATGGCTTGAAAGAGATTAATGATTCAGTTGTTAAGATTCGAAATGCCATTAGATTTGTGAGATCTTCACCATCGAGGCATCTTGCATTTAAGAAGTGTGCTGAAAAGTTGCATATAGAGTGTAAGAAATCATTGTGTTTAGATGTTGCAACTCGATGGAATTCAACTTATCTTATGCTAGAAGCtgctgaaaagtttgaaaaggtgtttgtgaGGTTAGGTGAAAAAGAACTTAGGTATATAAGTTACTTTTTGGAGGTTGAttcaaaggggaaaaaaaaaaacatagggccACCTGGTTTGGAGGATTGGGAAAATGCAAGAACTTTGGTTAAGTTCTTAAAGATCTTTTATATGGTTACATTGAGATTTTCTGGCTCATTGCATGTCACatcaaattctttcttcaatgaattgatttacatgcatacaaacttgttgcaattgtgtaaaaataaagatagtatTTTAAGTGGAATGGCGATGAATATGATGTTAAAGTTTGAGAAGTATTGGGGTTGTGAAGTAAATcagaattttttgttatatgtgGCTACTGTCTTAGATCCACGTTTGAAGTtgaaatatgtgaaattttgttttagtgATTTGTATGATTATGACAAAGCACAATTGTTAACAACTAAGGTGAAAGATATTTTGGTGAACttgtatgagttttatttgaaaattgatgaagtgGTGGATAATAATAGGCATAAACAGGATGTTAATGCTATTAATAATGTGGAGGTAGATGTTAACACTTTGGCTCGATTCAAAAGACATTTGCTAGAGGTGGATAGtgtggaaaataaaaatgaggttgAGAGGTATTTGATTGAAGGTTGTGAGGATCCTGATGATGATAAGTTAGATATTTTGGGTTGGTGGAAaagtaatgctttgaaatataagacACTTTCAAAGGTTGCACAACATGTTCTGGCTATTCCTATATCCACAGTGGCTTCTGAATCAGCATTTAGCACAGGTGGTCGTGTGCTTGATCAATTTCGAAGTTCTCTCTCTCCAGCAACTGTTCAAGCACtcatttgttgtcaaaattggttgcATCATGGATCAATTCCAACTGATATTAGAAGCTTGATAAATGATCTTGAAACCTACGAAAACCTTGagtcaggtaattttttttagaaatttgcaccttttattttgttatttattaattaaattgtttgcaatcatctaacatgtctaattttttattttgtagaatttggtggaAAGTTACATTTAGTAACAGATGATAATTAGTTCAAAAGTTACTTTGATGGTAAAAtactactatttatttttacatattctaatttattttatcatgttataattttagatcttgattttcaggttttgaTGTCAATGGTATTACGGAATCATAAGTGCAATGTTCTTGTTAACTTGTTGTGCTTTTTGATTAAGATGATGTGcacaatgaagatttatattttttgcatgaagtattttattttttatggcaatgttatttgttgtttttttaagcccattttgaaggcaatgctttgtaattttaattttaatttggtgtgtgtgttatttaaattttgatgcatgaggagtccaaactccaaaatataaatattagaaagatgtgcaacatattaaacataatattagcactaataatttaatataaatgaatatttagtgaaaaaaaatattaaatatattatagaattttgtaacaaaattagatgatatttacattaattacaaGCCCATCAGAAACCCATCAGAAAGCCCAttaaaaagcccaaaaaagcccaaaaagcccaaaaaagcccaaaaaaacaataatacaggttttccggtttttctgataaaaaaccgaaccgaaccgaaccgaaaccggtcgatttgaaccggttccggttcgggtccggtttgaatttttaagtttttcaaaatttgattttggttagttttttgggtaaaaaccgaaccaaaccgaatttgCTCACCTCTATTTAATATTTCTGTTATCCTTTCCAGTTATCTACCGAAGACAATCCTGATAAATACAACTTTGTGCAACTTAGAGATTAATGGAGCCATGCTAGAAACAAAGAGCACAAAAGAGATCTTCAAATAACAGATAAAAACTGTCAAAGAAGTATCTCAACCCAACAAAAAACTATACCGTCTAGCTAGCATGCTTGTACTACTGAAAGAAACAACGGAAAACAAAAACGAATTGAAAGAACTccaatcttttatattattctgtATAGGCTAGCACTTTAACTAAGAAATATGGATTCTAATTTCACCTACAGTGGGAATGATCTGATAAAAGGTTCCCAAAAACATTCTAATTTCACCTACAATGGGAATGATCTGGTAAAAGGTTCCGAAAACATTCTACTCCGGTCTACTTAATGTTGGGCTCTGCTCGTGTTTTCTTGCcttttattttgctatttttctttctctcttgttcATAATTCTCTCCCTACCAACTAGATTATCATTGATGTATTGGTAATCTAGTTCTCTTTGAATAAATCTCCACTGCTATAAAAAGACAAATACGAAAAGAGCTTGTATTTGTGGAAAGTGCGAGTCATCTTGAAAACGTTCTGGGCAAATATATAGCTGGGATATTCCTTCAATTAGTACGAAGTGAAGAGCTGAAAAGGGCAGTGTGTGCTTctagatatgaaaaataaatgatgagtTAACTTGATTCCTTATGTCATAGATTACCCATTACATTTGCAATGATAatgtaaacaaaaatatattatggtaCTCAAGTTTTCCAATTACAATCTTATTTCGGATACCATAGACTTAAAGCAAGTACTTAGTTGCTTTTTCTACATTGAGATTTATATCCCTTTGATGCGCCTATAAGGAACTGGTGTTACATTTTTATTGTCTTCTTGGCTATGATTTAACGCCCATGATATATACGTTAAAGACAAGaagtcattttctttgtttaaatccAATTAATATCATGTGAAGAGCAAGCATGACTTGGATCACTTTAATCTCCTTTTCGATTATCCAATTTCTTTTAGAGTACGAGCTAGGAGCCTAGGACCACTCAAGGaattgtaataatttaaaaaaaaggaggtgGTGACCCTAACTTCAATTGGGTAATTAATAAGGTAGCTAGAACCTGGAATGAGTGTGGTCCATGCTTTTCATAGCAATGGCTATGACACTTAACATGCAAGATGCCTTAGCTCCAAAACACGACAATGGTGACTAGGCGTGCACTTTGTGATACTTGAGCGCTCCACACATGAGAAGCAATAGCCCGCAATTAGAAactaaattgatatatatatatttagtttccTACGTTCCAAGTTCTTTTGGTTAAATCTTTTTCTATCTCTTCtgtctttaatttatttatagctTACTGCTGCAGGATAAGCAAGGCCGGAAACCTATCTGTGACAGTTATAGctccttaattaatttgttaattggCCATTTGCCCGTTTTTCCATCGATAATTAAGAGGGTGGggcatatttttatcatcattaattgATTAATGGGCTAGCTACCTTTCCTAACGAAAGGTTACcttaaatttcaagtttttcctatatatatatatatggaaaatacgtaaaaaaaatgaatgattcCATAAAAGAAACCTTCACAAGGGGATTACCTTCAATATTGACAAGTTTTctctattaatttattttcaattaatgtCCTTTAAcgtccattttctttttctttgtttgtttggtgTTCATGGAATTAACTTCTCGTCTGTGttactaaatttaattaattctttcacgAGGCTTATAATTTGACAAATTCACAGTCGTACTACATGACatctatcaaaatattatgacaACGTCGTCTAAATCtctgttgaatttattgaagttcaaatatatatttttactggCTATCTGAATTGGCTATAGGCATGGATTTCTTGTGTGGTGAGCTTACTTTTTATTAActtcttttatataaatgagaGGATATTTCCAGAACAAAATGGTTCAAGTTGTCTTCAGATGAATGCACAGATTGGATATGACACGACATACTGTAACACAAACACAAATTCAATACTTAATTACTTAGGCTGCGTATGTATAATTTATCTGTCATTTTTCTTCAGAGAAAACCCGAGGCTGTCTGCATGCGTGTGTCTTAAATTCACAGATATACAATAAAGCTAAACTATACTACAAAACCAATGACAGAAATTGTTGAGTGGCATGGCCTTGAAGAAATTGAGGCAAATAACTGgcttttaagaataaaatacttacaaatgaaagaaaaacttgGAAATTAATGCAACTGATTATATATACATCACCTTAATTACTTGATGGTAAATATATCAAGAATCCTGAGTtaagtaaattaatttatattaataaaaaacaatgttgtttttttttaaaaaaaaatcattaagtgGACAAGTTCATTCAACACGggtttttaattaagttaattgacAAATGATCTTTTCATACCTTTCTAGAggcaaatttaataaaaaatgtgaaaataattaaatgttacacattttaaaaaaaaaaacaatgcgcTGGATGTCGCCGGTTAGTgtccaaataattaaatatgtgaGTAAACGAACCCTttccaaaagaataaagatcgaAGCAGAACCCTTTCTCAAAAACGAAGATAAAAAATTCCAAGCAGTACACttcaatctaattaaattaaaaacaagaatcaatttaGTGATTCCCCACGTCGGATTCCATTAATTAAAGAATAACAAATACTGCATTATGGTTACGTAAAGTAACCACAACTCTGGATAGAAATGTCAGAGCATCAATGGACGAAGCTTATGGATACGATACTCCCCAACCACTCAAGTGCTTGGAACATGTTAGACGAGGCCAAAATTAAGCATGTAAATATGCTTTGGCCTCGAgaatctgatattaaaaattgtaAATCATGGGGCGGTATCAACCACCTTATCCATGGTTTTACGAGCAATTTATTGAAGCCTTAATTCTCCTTTCGCTTCCAGTCAAGAGGAGCTAGCTTCATCGTTTGGCAATGCTTGGAATTGGATAATCTATCTCTTCAGGGGATAAAAAAGAGTACAGATAGCAGTTGACAGTTTCTTGAACTCATCGGGAAAGGTTGCATAGGGGGGAGTGTGTCAGTTTATTTATGAGGAGTCACATAAATTGGTCTAATTAGATTGTTACTTCAGACAAACAATAGCAGAGGAAAAGTACCATGGACTAGTTAAAAAGGAGAGCAGACATAACATTCCATATATACATACTTGCATAAAGAAAGaacgaaagaaagaagaaaagagaacatCTAATTAAGCTAATATGTAAGaacgaaagaaagaagaaaagagaacatCTAATTAAGCTAATATGTAAGaacgaaagaaagaagaaaagagaacatCTAATTAAGCTAATATGTACAGCTTTCAAGGTCATGTGCAGTGACCAATAGCCACCACAAGGGCACATGCGCCTATTTGACCCATTAAAATCATCAGTACGCCAATAACCTCGAAGGGCATGCCCTACATGCATGTCCTAAAATTGTTGGGCAGCTGATGTGTTTTCAGGCTTCCCTTTCTTGAATCACAACCGGTAAGCCACCTCTAACGGTGGCTGTAAGACCCGGGCTGAACCTTGGTACTTGATTCGGATCCACAACCCGGGTGTTAAACCCTCGGATTATAGCGAGAGCAACAGCCTTCATCTCCACTAGGGCCATTTCCTTGCCTAAGCAAATCCTAACCCCAGCATGGAAAACAGTATACTTAAACGGGTTTGCGGGCACAAAAACTGCATTCTTTAACCATCTTTCAGGCTTGAATTCGAGACAATCTGGTCCCCAAATCTGCTCCATTCGACCCATTGCATATTGATGATATGTTACTCTAGTCCCTTTAGGCACAAATGTACCGTCAGGAAGTATATCGTCCTCTTGAGAAAACTTAGAATCGAATTGTACTGGGGGGTACAGTCTCAAACTTTCATGAACTGCAGCATTTAGGCAATGCATTTCACGCATTTCTTGAAAGCTAGGAAGGTCTTGATTCAACCCCATGACCTTTTCTGTCTCCGCTCGAATTGCTGACTCTACTTCTGGACGTTGTGATAATAACCAGAAGAAACTGGTTAGGCCTGAAGCAACAGTGTCGCGACCAGCTAAGAGAAAGCTTACAACAATGTCTCGGAGATACTTCTCATCAGTTATGGACGTCATGAATCTTGATAGCAAATCATTGTTCTTAGAGAAGCCTGCTTTTCGCCTTTCATTTATCACTCCCTCAGCTAACTCATTCACCTTCTTGATTGCTTCTTTAAGTTCCTTTTCTGAGCCTATGCTTAGTAGCCTCTTGATCTTCCAGACTATTGGTGATGGTGCTAGGGCTCGCTCAGCAGATAACTTTGATGCGGTATCAAAAGCTGCAGCAAATTTACAAGCAGGCAAAGATAACTCGAGGCATCCGGGGTCTAACCCAAATGAGAATTTGCAAATGttatcaaaagaaaatcttCTGAACACATCTTGCAAATCCAAAACTCGTTGTTCATCAGCAACTGATGACAAGAGAGGAAGTAGCCTGCTACGAATCTCAGACATTATGAGATCAAAAGCATGCATTCTTATGGAAACACTCCCTAATTCCAAGCTTGCCATTTTCCTCTGAAACTTCCAATGATCACCATCAACATTAAAAATACCTCTACCCAAAAGATCACCCAAGAGTGCAGAGAAAGGTTTCCCTTTTGGGTAGTTCTCAAATTTCGTCTTGAGCATGTGCTCAACATTTTCAGGATTAGCAGTGATGATGTTGCCAAGAACATGGACATGAATAGTACCAGTTTTTGATTTTCTAAGAAGGTGAGTGTACCAATCACAAAGATTAGCAAAATCTTTGGTCCAGCTTGAAGAAAGATAGGTCTTGCAAACATCACAATTACACCATGGTTTCAGCCTCAAAACATagatcaagaaagaaaacaaagagaacaagatggtaaaaccaaagaaaagaaaactaagaGCAGCTACAAGATCCATTCAAGAAACcaggaaaaacaaagagagtGTGTTCTCAAAGGAGTATAGGAAAGCAAGAGCTGAATGCTGTAGGGCAAATGAAATGGAAGGGCGGTATATGTAGCAAGATTTCCACTGTTGTCTATCTTGAAAACGAAATGGTGGATCGCTAACTTGCTACTTGCTAATTGCTATCCTATCCAGTTGTGACTTTTTGCTAGCTAGCCATCAGCTGTCGAGGCCT
This region of Populus trichocarpa isolate Nisqually-1 chromosome 9, P.trichocarpa_v4.1, whole genome shotgun sequence genomic DNA includes:
- the LOC7474945 gene encoding cytochrome P450 94C1, which produces MDLVAALSFLFFGFTILFSLFSFLIYVLRLKPWCNCDVCKTYLSSSWTKDFANLCDWYTHLLRKSKTGTIHVHVLGNIITANPENVEHMLKTKFENYPKGKPFSALLGDLLGRGIFNVDGDHWKFQRKMASLELGSVSIRMHAFDLIMSEIRSRLLPLLSSVADEQRVLDLQDVFRRFSFDNICKFSFGLDPGCLELSLPACKFAAAFDTASKLSAERALAPSPIVWKIKRLLSIGSEKELKEAIKKVNELAEGVINERRKAGFSKNNDLLSRFMTSITDEKYLRDIVVSFLLAGRDTVASGLTSFFWLLSQRPEVESAIRAETEKVMGLNQDLPSFQEMREMHCLNAAVHESLRLYPPVQFDSKFSQEDDILPDGTFVPKGTRVTYHQYAMGRMEQIWGPDCLEFKPERWLKNAVFVPANPFKYTVFHAGVRICLGKEMALVEMKAVALAIIRGFNTRVVDPNQVPRFSPGLTATVRGGLPVVIQEREA